In Scyliorhinus torazame isolate Kashiwa2021f chromosome 9, sScyTor2.1, whole genome shotgun sequence, a single window of DNA contains:
- the LOC140430016 gene encoding histone H2B 1/2-like — protein MGDEKKLAVPKKGRKKALKKAPAKGSKNRRRSWKESYSIYIYKAMKQVHRDTNISSKAMSTMNLIVNDMIGCIAGEASCLANDNKRSTISSWEIQTAVFLLLPGELAKHAVLEGTKAVTKYTSSK, from the coding sequence ATGGGTGATGAAAAGAAGCTGGCAGTTCCCAAGAAGGGCAGGAAGAAAGCTCTGAAGAAAGCACCAGCCAAAGGCAGCAAGAATAGGAGGCGATCCTGGAAGGAAAGTTACTCTATCTACATCTACAAAGCAATGAAGCAGGTTCACCGTGACACcaacatctcctccaaggccatgagcaccaTGAACTTGATTGTCAATGACATGATCGGGTGCATCGCAGGCGAGGCTTCCTGCCTGGCCAAtgacaacaagcgcagcaccatcagctcctgGGAAATCCAGACTGCCGtgttcctgctgctgcccggggaactggccaagcacgccgtgttggagggaacaaaggcggtgaccaagtacaccagttcCAAGTAA